A genomic region of Alicyclobacillus sp. SO9 contains the following coding sequences:
- a CDS encoding DUF3311 domain-containing protein, with amino-acid sequence MRGFLMIIILVGNIIITPFVNHLHPVVFGMSFFLFWFLIWMFITPLLTWWIYAIDKRKEASEGR; translated from the coding sequence GTGCGCGGATTCCTCATGATTATCATTCTTGTTGGAAATATCATTATAACGCCCTTCGTTAATCATTTGCACCCCGTAGTTTTCGGAATGTCCTTTTTCTTGTTCTGGTTTCTTATCTGGATGTTCATTACACCGCTGTTGACTTGGTGGATTTACGCGATTGATAAACGAAAAGAAGCGTCCGAAGGGAGGTAA
- a CDS encoding sodium:solute symporter — MTALLTTAVIILIVVIVGFYAGRNAKSRSSIEEWSVGGRNFGGLLVWFLVGADIYTAYTFLGLTGYAYKLGAAAFFAVPYVVLAYPIAYFILPKVWGYAAKYHLTTLADFARERFQSKGLGILVALTGIVFLIPYIDLQLLGITGVAEVAGKGTFANPHAVGIGALIVSFILVALYTYFSGLRAPAWTALIKDALVWIVIIVMIITIPVMLFHGWGNMFHTAVTQYPKMLTLHSGAHDSWWFMTAALISALALFMWPHASTGALSARSAEILKKNAVFLPFYNILLFFITFLGIVAYMKLPHSQTKGYANVILLHLIQYTYHNPFVQGLMFATVALASLVPASIMVLAASNLFATNILKDWLIPNMSSKNQTLVARWFVFVMTALALVFGILFPNQLISLQLEGTSGMVQIIPAIALGIFWRRLSRPAVIIGLVGGILMVFLNHFTFHIHGYDGFWGLLVNLVLVLVLNPLFQKDVERNLETNKMMMES, encoded by the coding sequence TTGACCGCTTTACTTACTACCGCCGTAATTATCTTAATTGTCGTAATCGTCGGTTTCTACGCTGGACGCAATGCCAAGTCCAGAAGCAGTATTGAAGAATGGAGCGTCGGCGGCCGAAACTTTGGCGGACTGCTGGTGTGGTTCCTTGTTGGTGCTGATATCTACACGGCATATACCTTTCTTGGACTGACAGGATATGCCTATAAGCTGGGAGCGGCCGCATTTTTTGCTGTACCCTATGTTGTGCTCGCTTACCCGATTGCCTATTTTATTCTGCCAAAAGTATGGGGGTATGCAGCGAAGTATCACCTCACAACACTGGCGGATTTTGCAAGAGAACGTTTTCAGAGTAAAGGCTTAGGCATCCTTGTTGCTCTTACCGGTATCGTCTTTCTGATTCCTTACATCGACTTGCAGTTGCTCGGTATTACAGGTGTGGCTGAAGTAGCCGGTAAAGGTACGTTCGCCAATCCTCACGCAGTTGGTATTGGTGCGCTGATTGTTTCATTTATACTTGTGGCACTCTATACCTATTTCAGTGGTCTCAGAGCTCCAGCATGGACGGCTCTCATCAAAGATGCGCTGGTTTGGATTGTTATCATTGTCATGATTATTACCATCCCGGTTATGCTGTTCCACGGATGGGGCAATATGTTCCATACAGCAGTCACCCAGTATCCGAAGATGTTGACACTACACTCTGGAGCACATGACAGCTGGTGGTTTATGACAGCAGCTCTGATTTCCGCATTGGCTCTGTTCATGTGGCCCCACGCTTCGACTGGTGCACTCAGTGCAAGGTCGGCAGAAATTCTGAAGAAGAATGCAGTCTTTCTTCCGTTCTACAACATCCTGCTTTTTTTCATTACTTTCTTAGGCATTGTGGCCTATATGAAATTGCCGCATAGTCAGACAAAAGGCTACGCTAATGTCATTTTGCTCCACCTGATTCAATACACGTACCACAACCCGTTTGTACAGGGCCTCATGTTCGCCACGGTTGCTTTGGCCAGTTTGGTACCTGCCTCTATTATGGTACTCGCAGCCAGTAATCTGTTTGCGACAAATATATTGAAGGACTGGCTCATTCCGAACATGAGCTCAAAGAACCAGACATTGGTTGCCCGATGGTTTGTGTTTGTCATGACTGCTTTGGCCCTTGTTTTCGGCATTCTGTTCCCCAACCAGTTGATTTCACTGCAACTCGAAGGGACCAGTGGTATGGTGCAGATTATTCCAGCTATTGCCTTGGGAATCTTCTGGCGCAGACTTTCCCGCCCGGCTGTTATTATTGGGCTTGTCGGCGGTATTCTGATGGTATTCTTAAACCACTTTACGTTCCACATTCACGGTTATGACGGGTTCTGGGGCCTTTTGGTCAACCTCGTTTTAGTACTTGTTTTGAACCCCTTGTTCCAAAAGGATGTCGAGCGAAACTTAGAGACAAACAAAATGATGATGGAAAGCTAA
- a CDS encoding GntR family transcriptional regulator produces the protein MPGRETWVPPQTNLDSSKPLYEQFEDIVRSSIARADLVPGQRLPSVRDFAAHFRVNPNTVMRAYQNLEREGFLVTFRGQGTFIAKDERVIERSRRALARAALYQLQRVAASMGMSVDELLSLASKQQGDEE, from the coding sequence GTGCCAGGACGAGAAACGTGGGTTCCCCCGCAGACTAATCTGGATTCCTCCAAACCTCTCTACGAGCAGTTTGAAGACATTGTGCGCTCAAGTATTGCTCGTGCGGATTTGGTTCCCGGTCAGAGACTTCCGTCTGTCCGAGATTTCGCTGCACACTTTCGTGTCAATCCAAACACGGTCATGCGCGCCTACCAGAACCTTGAGCGAGAAGGCTTTCTTGTGACCTTTCGGGGCCAGGGAACCTTTATTGCCAAGGACGAGCGAGTTATCGAGAGAAGCCGGCGAGCGCTGGCTCGAGCCGCCCTCTATCAGTTGCAACGTGTTGCAGCTTCAATGGGTATGTCTGTCGATGAATTACTGAGCCTTGCCAGTAAGCAACAAGGAGATGAAGAATGA
- a CDS encoding ABC transporter ATP-binding protein, giving the protein MTMSNQTLKTPAIDCVGIDFSVGKKTILSSITFSVQPGEIAGLLGPNGAGKSTLLRIIGGIAPPNQGHVNLFGKRAGVSTLADTALLPDRGKLPAWLTCSEWIGYAERIYPDWDRHRADELTESLEIKLDSKIMFLSRGEEARLQLMTCLARKARVVLLDEPFAGVDLVSRRRIVNSVVKELAENNRGFLIATHDVLEMENLFDRVILIGQGQIKGDGLVENLREQGTSVEKYYREAFE; this is encoded by the coding sequence ATGACCATGTCCAATCAAACGTTGAAAACACCCGCAATTGATTGTGTCGGAATTGACTTCAGCGTTGGCAAGAAGACAATTTTGAGCAGTATTACGTTTTCCGTACAGCCCGGTGAGATTGCAGGATTGTTGGGTCCTAATGGTGCAGGCAAGTCGACTTTGTTGCGGATAATCGGGGGGATTGCGCCGCCAAATCAAGGGCATGTCAATCTGTTTGGAAAACGTGCGGGGGTCTCAACGTTGGCCGATACAGCACTCCTCCCTGATAGAGGCAAACTCCCGGCCTGGCTGACCTGTTCGGAATGGATTGGATATGCAGAAAGGATCTATCCCGATTGGGATCGTCATCGCGCTGACGAATTGACAGAAAGCTTGGAGATAAAGCTGGATAGCAAAATCATGTTCCTTTCCAGAGGTGAAGAAGCCCGATTGCAACTGATGACTTGCCTCGCTCGCAAGGCCCGGGTAGTGTTGCTCGACGAGCCGTTTGCAGGTGTAGACTTGGTCTCCAGACGGCGAATTGTGAATTCTGTTGTGAAGGAACTTGCTGAAAACAACCGGGGCTTTCTCATTGCTACCCACGATGTGTTAGAAATGGAGAATTTGTTCGATCGCGTCATACTTATCGGTCAGGGACAAATCAAAGGCGATGGTCTTGTCGAAAATCTGCGTGAACAAGGGACCTCCGTTGAAAAGTACTACAGGGAGGCATTCGAATGA